CAGCATCCCGACCTTGCTTCAGAAAATGGCAGAAGTCCTGGAGAGTCTGCGCGTCAGATTGCCCGATTGGATGGTTGCTGTCTTGCCTGATAACACTGAGGATATTGGCAAGGAAGTGGTGACGATCCTGCGAGAACGAGCGACAGCCATGCAGGAGGCTGGCAAGGGCATAGCGCAGCTTCTGGCACATGTCCTGATTGGCCTAGTGCTTGGGGCCGTGGTCGCTTTGATTGGCGAATCCTCGGAGGAGGAGCACCGTCCACTGGCTGCAGCTCTTCTGGAGCGCGTACGCCGCGTCTCTGCTGCGTTTCGGGCCGTCGTCTTCGCCCAGGTGAGGATATCCGCCGTCAATACTGCGCTGACGTTCATCTACCTGCTCGTGGTCCTGCCCACCCTGGGGTACCATTTACCATTGGCAAAGACCCTGGTGGTCATCACCTTCTTGGTTGGGTTGCTCCCGGTCGTTGGCAATCTTGTCTCAAACAGCATCATCGTTGTCGTGAGCCTCAGCGTCTCGTTTACTATTGCTGTCTGGTCCTTGGCTTTTCTCGTAATCATCCACAAACTCGAGTATTTCCTCAATGCCAGGATCGTCGGCGGCCAAATCCATGCCCGGACCTGGGAGATGCTGCTGGCCATGCTGGTTATGGAGTCCGCATTCGGGCTGGCTGGACTGGTGGTCGCCCCGATCTATTACGCTTATCTCAAGAAGGAATTGATCGACCGGGAACTCGTCTGAAAGCTCCCCCGACAGTTTGTAAAGAAAAACAGCACGTTCTCGCCTTAGGACGGAAACCGACGATGACCTTTTCGCCGAGAATGATCGGGGGGCACGAAACATCGGGGTTGAACTTGCGAACAGAATCTATCGCCTTGGAGTCGCTCGTTGCCAGATAGAGTACCCACGAGGCATCGTATAGTTTTCCACTCGTCAAGGTGCCAAGGGCGGAGGTGGACAGGGTAACTATCTGAATTTGGGGTGCATCGGAATCAGGAGCGACTCTACACGGCTATAGAGTGCCTATATAGCCGTCGAGATGACGCTTGAGGGCAACCAGCGTTAATGCTACCCCGTCGCAATGTTTCAGCGCCTGAAGAACGAAAAGCCCTGGGCGATCCTGAAAGTCTCCCGCCGGCAGTACGAAACGAAAAGGCCGTGGGTCGCGGCCAATATGCCACGCCAGAAATTCGAGGAACTCCTCACCAGCCTACCAGATGGGTTCGTGGACCACTGCCACCGGGATGTCGACGCCGAAAAATTGGTCGAAGCGATGTTTGGGAAGGTGGAGTAGCTCATGGAGTGGGTCATTATCGGCGTCGCCGTGCTTGTCGGCTTAGCCCTGGCCGGTCTGCTCGTCTGGAAGGCCAAACATCAGCCCGGCAGCGTTCACGGGGACTTCCGCTTTGACCAACACAAGGGCTTGGAGACATCCAAACGTGGGCTGTTCGACAAGACCAAGTTTCGGTGATCCGGCGAGCTTGCGCCTGCATGTGCCAGGGAATCGTCATGCTGATCGGCCTGGGGGTTATCATCCGCAGAAAATTCCGCTAGGGTCGAGCTATGACCAAGCCCACTATCACTTTTCGCCACGGCGGTGATCCCATGGGCCTATAGTTGGCTACGCAAAACCGGCCTCAAGGATGAGGTACGAGAATTCCAGGAGCGTGGCCAGGGCATTCAGTCCTTCCACGAAATGTTGAACCTAGTGCTGGAGTACGTCAACGTGGAGCGAGGATAAGCGCGTCATTCGTTGAGGAGCGCCTTCAGCCTCCTGCCCGCCTTGAAGAACGGCAACCTCTTTGGCTCCACTGTGACCGCTTCACCGCTCTTGGGGTTCCTGCCCGTATAGCCCTCGTAATCCTTCATAGCGAATGAGCCGAACCCGCGAATCTCCACCCGGTCGCCCTCGATGAGCGCCTGCCTGATTTTCTCGAAGAAGACGTTTACGAAGTCGGCCGCCTCGTTGTCAGGCGTGTTGAACCGTTCACCAAAAACCTTGATAAGTTCGCTCTTGTTCATACATCCCCCTGATTCTGTGATGATAGCTGCAACCGACCACGCGGGCAAGAGGATGTCGCCACTATCGGCACCCTGACCGCCACAAAGGGGAATAGGCCTTTTCTGCCCACCCCCTTTCGTTGAGATCATTCTGCTGGACGATCCCGCGATACTCACCTCTGCTACACAACCGGCGAAGTAGGACCGGGTACAAATTTTTGCTCCACGTTGGCGCTCCTTCAAGTATGGGTACAAGATCTTGTACGATTCGTGGAAAGGTTTCTCTGAGGATGGGCTTGTAAGACTGACGTAACCAGCTAAATTTTCGTTAAAAAATCCTATTGGTGCTCAGCTCCCTCCTTTGGCCCGGCTCTCCGGTTATGCCCGCCATGGTCTTTCCGTCTGTGTCTTCACATCCCTCAGTCTAGTATAAAATCCTGTACTCTATTGGATCAGACAGGAGAGCGCCGGCAGAGAAAACGCCTACACCCGGGTTGCGTTGCTGGAAGCCATTGCCCGCTATGTTGAGGAAGATATTGCCCTAAGATAACTAGATTTTAGCTCAGTAGGTGTAGGGGCCTGACCCTTTTTGGCGTCATCGGGCTGATCCCATTCATGAAAGTCAGGGGGGCGGTTCATCCCTGCTGCGGGACGGCGGTTGCTCCGCTGCCCAGGATCGGGCTAGTATTGGGGTGATCGTAACCATAATCATCATGGCAAGGAAAAACGGATGGAGATTCTCAGGCGCATATCGGCATTTATTGGGGAGATGGATTTCGCGGTGCTGAGCTCCATGACTCCAGATGGCCCCTGGACCTCGCTTATGTCTTATCTGCCCGGTTCGGACGGACTGACGGTCTATCTGGCCATGTCCACGGGGTCTTATAAGGCGAAGCTCATGCTCGAAAACCCGAAAGTCGCGCTGCTTATCGACAACCGTTGCCGTCACACCGACCCGAGGAGGGTCACGGCTCTGAGTATCCACGGAACGGCCGAATTCATCACAGCCCGCATCGAGCGAGTGAGGATTTGTGCAGCGTTCCTGGGCCATAGGTCACACTTGGCTGAGTTGCTCGACCGCTCCGATATCGGCATTGTGCGCGTAACGCCGAAGAGCTTTCAACTGTTAGACGGGGTGGACAAAGGGTATTTCATCAAACACGGGGAAGCTGGCTGGCTCCTTGAATAAGTGCGCTCGCTGATCTGATCGAAAATGGCCTTCTGTTTCAGAAAGTGCTCGGTATCCGCGTGGCCGAGATCGGGCAAGGCCGCGTCCGGCTCTTCATCCCCTTCCGCGAGGACCTCATCGGCGATGTTTGGCGAGCGGGCTCACCATCACGGCGGCGTCACTCTTGACCCTAGCCGATGTCAGCGCTGGGTTTGCCGTATGGTGTGTTACGCGCGATAGTTCCCCACTGCCTCTAGCCTCAGCTGGCGCAACTTCTGGTTTTCAGTGGGCACGCGATTCGGCGCAGAGGTGGACTTGCGGTCAAGGGCGTCCTGATGCAGGGTGGCCGATATGTATATAAAAAAGGGAGCGCTCGCCATGCTGCTGGTGGTCGGTATGGTGGCGACGGCAGAATACTTCGGCGTCCAGGAAATCATTTTCCCGGAGATCGCGGCATTGGCCTTCGGGGCCTGGGTCATGGAAGAGCGCCCCTGGCCGGGGCCGGTCTGGACCATATGGTTTTCTCCAACCTTGGGTGCTCTGACCGGCGTTGTGCTCATGCGCCTCCTGCCTCTGTCCCTGGTGGCGCTGACCGGTTTGGCCTTCGTTTTTGTCCTTCTCCAGTTGAAGCTTGCACGCTCTGCTATGTCCCCGTCGTTTTCGGCGGCCATCCTTCCCATCATCACTGGCATCCACAGTTGGGCCTACCCGGCCGCCGTGTGCCTCATGACCGGGGTCATCGCCCTGGTGACCCAGGCCCACTTTCAGGGTGATCCGCCTGAACCTTCCTGCCTGCCACATGGTCAGGGCGCGCCTTCATCGCTTGCTTGGTCCTGCCGGCATTACGGTAAGCTTCTGTTCTTCATCCTGGTCGTGGCCTTGTTCGCTACCACTTGGGGTGGCCTTTTCATGATAGCCCCACCGCTCATCGTTGCCTTCATCGAGATGACTCACCCGGGGAGCGCCTTGCGGCAAAAGTCAATGCCGCGCCTACTTCTTCTGTTCACGTGCTGTGCCCTGGCCGGCGCGGCTTGCATCGCTCTGGTCACCCGCGCCTTCTCCGGGCCTATGTGGCTAGGGGCCGGCCTGTCCCTGGCCTGCGCTTTGGCCATTTCCAAGGTGCTACACCTAGCCTCACCGCCAGCCATGGCCCTGGCGCTTCTGCCAACAATCTTGCCGCAAGAAGTCCTACTCGTCTATCCACTACAGGTCATGGCCGGCAGTGCCATCTTTATGGTTTTCAGCCACATTTGGTTCAAACCCGAGGTTGCAAACCAAAAATAAGGGGGAGGCCTTTCGGCCCCCCCCCTCGTGTCTAATGCGCACTCAGTCCGTCAAAGTAGGTTCCAGTCGGTGATGTAGGCATGGTCCCGGATGAACCGGGCGATGGCGAACTTGAATCGAAGGCCATGGCCTTCTCGGTGCCGTCGGAATTCGGCAACGCGGTGATGCACTTGGCGACCGTCTTTTCGGCGAGCCGCCCGAAGTCGATGCCGTCGATTTCCCGGACCAGGGCCTGGGAGGTTGCCGTCAGCCCGCAATGCCCTGGCCGAATACGCGACCAAAGTCCCGGCACTGCCCGAGCGCGTCGTCATCCGGATTCCAAAGGGCACGAATGCCGTCGGAGACAACTTCGAATCCGCATTCCTTCAGTTGCGCCGTGAGAAGTTTGACGGACTCACCGCTCCAGCCATAGGCCCCGAAAGCCGCCGCTTTCTTCTTCTTGAAGCCCAGGCCGCGCACCATCTCCAGGAACCCGCCCAGGGACGACAGATACCCCCGATTGATGGTCGGGGAGCCCACGAGCAAGGCTTTGGAACGGAATACCTCCGTCACGATATCGTTTTTATCGGCTTTGGCGGCATTGAAAAGTTTCACCACTAGGGTCGGGTCGGCTTCGTGCACGCCTGCGGCAATGGCTTCCGCCATGCGCCGCGTCCCGTTCCACATGGTGTCGTAGACGATAACGGCTTGATGTTCCTGGTAATCCCCGGCCCATTCCAAATACTTGGTTACGATCTGCATGGGATTGTCACGCCAGATGGTGCCATGACTTGGGCAGATTATCTTGAGTGGAAGGCCAAGTCCGGCGAACTCCTCGATCTTGCGTTTGACCAGTGCGCTGAAGGGTGTGAGGATGTTGGCGTAGTATTTGATGCACTCTTCCATGAGCATGCAAGGATCGACGAGGTCGTTGTACATGCCTTCGGAAGCTAAATGGTGACCAAAAGCGTCGTTGCTGAAGAGAATCTCGTCACCTGTCAAATAGCAGAACATGGTGTCCGGCCAGTGGAGCATAGGAGCCTCGATAAAGAGCAGTTCTCGACTTCCCAAGCTGAGGCGTTGACCGGTTTTGACCACCTGGAAGTTCCAATCCTGGTGGTAGTGGCCTCTCAGGGATTTGACACCGTTGGCCGTGCAGAAAACGGGCACATTCGGAATGAGCCGCATGAGCTCCGGCAATCCTCCGCTGTGGTCGCTTTCGGCATGGTTGGCGATAACGTAGTCGATACGGTTGAGGTCAACGACGGTTTTGAGCTGGTCGATGAACTCGCCTGCGAATGGAGCCCAGACCGTTTCCACCAAGGCCGTCTTCTCGTCCTGCACGAGATAGGCGTTGTAGGTGGAGCCGCGATGCGTGGAGTATTCCTCGCCGTGGAAGCGTCGCAACTCCCAGTCGCGTTTGCCCACCCAGGTAACGGTGTCGGTGACCTTGAAACTCATGCCTGTCTCTCCTTTTCGGGGGCTGCCTTCATGGTTCATTCTGGCAGATATTCAGCGGCCAAGTCATCCAGGAGCCGGTGAAAGGCCTCGTGCCTGCCCGGTCCGATGCGTTCCTCTTCCAAGCGCTCGAAAGCCTCGTGCATCGTCGTCAGGGCGGGCGTGCCCAGCAGACGTTCGGCCATGGGAAACAAGACCGTATTTTCTTTAGCGATGTGCTGGGTTAGCAATTCGATGTAGGCCAAGGCCGGGGCGACGAAGGATCGGGGGCCAGCGCTGCTTGCCAGGGCGGCGTCCATTTCGCGAATAAGTCCACGCCCGAGCGTATGTTCGTGAAGCATGACCCCGATGGGACCGCCTTCACGCGGCATGCCCGCAGCCTCCAACGCAGGGAAGAGGATGTCTTCCTCCTTGCCGTGGTGGCATTTGTCGGCAAAAATTTTGAGAAAATCGAGGATGCCCGTGAGCTCGGCGGCGGGAACGGTTCCACCTGCTTCGATGTGCGTGGAGATTGCCCGCATGACGCCCAGCATGCGAAGAATGCCTTCATGTTCCGCTCGTAGGTCGTCTGTCGCTGTCATATGCTCTCCGTGAAGGACTTTTTGTTTTTCTATACGCAGCCAACGGCTCTGATGCAAGTAGCCCCTGCTATTTTTACGATTATGCATAGCTTTTGTCGAAAGCCACGACGTCGTCCTCGCGACATGCGGCTGGTACCTGGCACCGGATGCCGCATGTGGCGGCCACAACAACCCTAAATTGCCGATCAGCCTTATATTAGGCGATAAAGCCGACGGCCGGACAGGCGGTATTTGCTCGCCGCTGGGCAGAAAAAGGCAAAATCAAGGAGATGGCGGTGCGAACTTTCCAGATCAAACAAGTCCAAGTGCTGCCGATACCGCTTGCCGAGGCGTGGACCTTTTTCTGCGATCCGCGAAACCTGGGCGCGATCACCCCGGACTGGCTCTGCTTCGATGTTCGCTCAGAAGTGCCGCCGTGCATGTACCCCGGCCTCATCATCGAATACCGGATCAAGGCGCTTGCCGGCTTGCCCATGGCCTGGGTGACGGAGATCACCCATGTCGCCGCACCGAACTACTTCGTGGATGAGCAACGTTTTGGCCCATACCGGCTCTGGCACCACCAGCACCATTTTCGAGAGATGGACGAGGGCGTCGAGATGACCGATATCGTCCATTATGCCATGAGTTACGGCGTCCTCGGACTTGTCGTCCACAAACTGGTCGTCGCGAAAAGGCTGGAGCATATCTTCGAGTTTCGGCGGCAGAAGCTTATCGAACTTTTCGGGTAGGACGCAGACCAAAAAAAGGGGAGGCCTTTCGGCCCCCCCCCTCGTGTCAAATATGGTCTCAGAACTTCACATCCGATGGCTTTAACTTAGGAGAATATCCTTAGTTTTCTAGCTTGGACACGTACTTCTTTGGATTAAATCCTTGATGAAAGTACGCAGATTCAAGCCTGATATGCGCTTGTAGTCAAAGTCTTCCACGATCTC
Above is a window of Desulfovibrio sp. TomC DNA encoding:
- a CDS encoding hemerythrin domain-containing protein — its product is MTATDDLRAEHEGILRMLGVMRAISTHIEAGGTVPAAELTGILDFLKIFADKCHHGKEEDILFPALEAAGMPREGGPIGVMLHEHTLGRGLIREMDAALASSAGPRSFVAPALAYIELLTQHIAKENTVLFPMAERLLGTPALTTMHEAFERLEEERIGPGRHEAFHRLLDDLAAEYLPE
- a CDS encoding HPP family protein: MYIKKGALAMLLVVGMVATAEYFGVQEIIFPEIAALAFGAWVMEERPWPGPVWTIWFSPTLGALTGVVLMRLLPLSLVALTGLAFVFVLLQLKLARSAMSPSFSAAILPIITGIHSWAYPAAVCLMTGVIALVTQAHFQGDPPEPSCLPHGQGAPSSLAWSCRHYGKLLFFILVVALFATTWGGLFMIAPPLIVAFIEMTHPGSALRQKSMPRLLLLFTCCALAGAACIALVTRAFSGPMWLGAGLSLACALAISKVLHLASPPAMALALLPTILPQEVLLVYPLQVMAGSAIFMVFSHIWFKPEVANQK
- a CDS encoding AI-2E family transporter → MHPLRQKVSVYDVVAWSLAGLGLLLVFPLHLVSAMMSGLLVFELVQLVAPSLRVTRIGHRRAKQVVVGGLAILIVAVLALLAWKIIVLFHSETTSIPTLLQKMAEVLESLRVRLPDWMVAVLPDNTEDIGKEVVTILRERATAMQEAGKGIAQLLAHVLIGLVLGAVVALIGESSEEEHRPLAAALLERVRRVSAAFRAVVFAQVRISAVNTALTFIYLLVVLPTLGYHLPLAKTLVVITFLVGLLPVVGNLVSNSIIVVVSLSVSFTIAVWSLAFLVIIHKLEYFLNARIVGGQIHARTWEMLLAMLVMESAFGLAGLVVAPIYYAYLKKELIDRELV
- a CDS encoding pyridoxamine 5'-phosphate oxidase family protein, whose amino-acid sequence is MEILRRISAFIGEMDFAVLSSMTPDGPWTSLMSYLPGSDGLTVYLAMSTGSYKAKLMLENPKVALLIDNRCRHTDPRRVTALSIHGTAEFITARIERVRICAAFLGHRSHLAELLDRSDIGIVRVTPKSFQLLDGVDKGYFIKHGEAGWLLE
- a CDS encoding SRPBCC family protein produces the protein MAVRTFQIKQVQVLPIPLAEAWTFFCDPRNLGAITPDWLCFDVRSEVPPCMYPGLIIEYRIKALAGLPMAWVTEITHVAAPNYFVDEQRFGPYRLWHHQHHFREMDEGVEMTDIVHYAMSYGVLGLVVHKLVVAKRLEHIFEFRRQKLIELFG
- a CDS encoding anaerobic nitric oxide reductase flavorubredoxin, with the protein product MSFKVTDTVTWVGKRDWELRRFHGEEYSTHRGSTYNAYLVQDEKTALVETVWAPFAGEFIDQLKTVVDLNRIDYVIANHAESDHSGGLPELMRLIPNVPVFCTANGVKSLRGHYHQDWNFQVVKTGQRLSLGSRELLFIEAPMLHWPDTMFCYLTGDEILFSNDAFGHHLASEGMYNDLVDPCMLMEECIKYYANILTPFSALVKRKIEEFAGLGLPLKIICPSHGTIWRDNPMQIVTKYLEWAGDYQEHQAVIVYDTMWNGTRRMAEAIAAGVHEADPTLVVKLFNAAKADKNDIVTEVFRSKALLVGSPTINRGYLSSLGGFLEMVRGLGFKKKKAAAFGAYGWSGESVKLLTAQLKECGFEVVSDGIRALWNPDDDALGQCRDFGRVFGQGIAG
- a CDS encoding HU family DNA-binding protein produces the protein MNKSELIKVFGERFNTPDNEAADFVNVFFEKIRQALIEGDRVEIRGFGSFAMKDYEGYTGRNPKSGEAVTVEPKRLPFFKAGRRLKALLNE